One stretch of Arachis duranensis cultivar V14167 chromosome 1, aradu.V14167.gnm2.J7QH, whole genome shotgun sequence DNA includes these proteins:
- the LOC107465077 gene encoding pentatricopeptide repeat-containing protein At2g20710, mitochondrial-like translates to MNQNKRFGDEQLALKVYMSKAYDRVEWKFVWAIMEKLGFCRRVTILEQWVQDCGTLSYDKLLVVIKQLRSRKRYKIALEVSFWMSEKGYSEPGSADFSLRLNLIAKAKGIEEAKSYFDIIPKYSRAAECYSSHLNCYAQVRYVDKAEKIMLQMKHLGFTRSTLARNTLLNLYYQTQNFDKVKILLLEMKEEGIQFNRFIFVTLINTYVAKSDIEGIGKLLAQLEDDPSYSQHADWWSVYSVVANCYGKLGLRDKAFNVLKKSEERLSSTIWKEAFPYLVTQYATIGKKEEVMRLWNIYKMDGKLLKRDYYSAVISSFLKLDDIELAKSIFEEWESRNRYFKNFVIPN, encoded by the exons ATGAACCAG AATAAGAGGTTTGGGGATGAACAACTAGCGCTGAAAGTATATATGAGCAAAGCCTACGACCGGGTTGAATGGAAATTCGTTTGGGCTATTATGGAGAAATTGGGTTTTTGTAGAAG GGTTACGATTCTCGAGCAGTGGGTTCAGGATTGCGGAACTCTTAGCTACGATAAACTGCTAGTCGTTATCAAGCAACTTAGGTCACGCAAAAGATATAAAATCGCCCTCGAGGTATCATTTTGGATGTCTGAGAAAGGATACTCTGAACCTGGATCTGCAGATTTTAGTTTAAGACTGAACTTGATTGCAAAGGCCAAGGGAATAGAAGAAgctaaatcttattttgatatcATTCCGAAATACTCAAGAGCTGCAGAATGTTACAGCTCTCATCTTAATTGCTATGCTCAAGTTAGGTATGTGGATAAAGCTGAAAAGATCATGCTGCAGATGAAACATTTGGGTTTCACAAGGTCTACTTTGGCAAGAAATACTTTGCTTAATCTCTACTATCAAACACAAAACTTTGACAAAGTGAAAATTTTGTTGCTTGAAATGAAGGAAGAGGGTATTCAATTCAATAGATTTATATTTGTCACCTTGATTAACACATATGTGGCCAAATCTGATATAGAGGGAATCGGCAAACTTCTTGCACAGTTAGAAGATGATCCATCGTATTCCCAACATGCGGATTGGTGGAGTGTTTATTCTGTGGTAGCCAATTGTTATGGAAAACTCGGGCTTCGTGATAAAGCTTTTAACGTTTTAAAGAAATCAGAGGAGCGCCTGAGTTCTACAATCTGGAAAGAGGCATTTCCTTACCTTGTGACTCAATATGCAACAAtagggaagaaagaagaagtgaTGAGGTTGTGGAATATTTATAAGATGGATGGGAAGTTACTTAAAAGAGACTATTATTCAGCTGTAATAAGTTCATTTCTCAAGTTGGATGACATTGAACTTGCAAAGAGTATCTTTGAGGAGTGGGAATCTAGAAACCggtatttcaaaaatttcgtTATTCCAAACTGA